From Pirellulales bacterium, one genomic window encodes:
- a CDS encoding redoxin domain-containing protein: MLASAKPIAAQAEPDATRAPTASKQIADFTLLGPDGKKWSLADVSDRRLVAVVFVGTECPLVGLYMPRLKRLAEEFAPQGVALIGVDSNQQDTPEDIAEFVSAHAPPFPILRDAGNLVADQLGAKRTPEVFLLDDARRVCYSGRIDDQFGIERGVNFQRPSPNRQDLRIAVQEALTGKVVSAPRSEPSGCIIGRITAAEEEGETTWSKHIARIFQRRCQECHRPNQIGPFPLLTYEDTLGWGGMIREVVNQNRMPPWHASPKYGEFVNDVRLTETEKKQINDWVAASCPEGDPSEAPPPVDFPEGWQMTDPDQVVYIREEPFEIPSEGYLDYQYFVVNPGWTEDKWIVATEARPNARRVVHHMAVFLKPPGDFFSLRTQGKVTEIGGYVPGAHISGFLAADEQAAEAEQPSVGHSEANEQPEDEAAILAPAGWELVFEMHYTPGGVKQHDRSGIALRFAADKPAESKSRRRWGNALATNTEFAIPAAASDWPIEAWHTVEQDSEMQWLNAHMHLRGKSFRFEAHYPNGEREILLDIPRYDFDWQTIYIFKQPKRMPLGTRLHCLATFDNSTENLRNPDAEKIVTYGHQTWDEMMAGTLGMIRDATPAELGETPTADGAAVDILANYTKIEQVAPEKRHYYYYQRALYRKLKGDLPGALADFDAAIQENGVFVDAYYERAIARRDLGNLAGAMADLQLTLSLRPSHSAALTERGRVQAAQNRPREALADFSAAIAADPRNAWGYYWRSGLRRALRDEAGALADLDYLIDEISPGFIPARWERAKVLLALDRPAEAEREFEWCIEREPTRRVEAVRRLGPYYVRMQAYDSAVKQFQMLIDGPEEQHAQGHFFLGLVRIEQQRPEDGLAELEKAIELHPDHAAAHLAIARQQMKMKRDEDAARHYREVMRIEPGNAEVANDLAWLLATTTNEVVRASDDPVRLAETSLAAANKNPARMDTLAAALAASGRFEDAARAARQAAELARAAGNTALAAQIEQRQRQYEQSEPYRR, from the coding sequence TTGCTTGCGAGCGCGAAGCCCATAGCGGCTCAAGCCGAGCCGGACGCGACCCGCGCGCCGACTGCCAGCAAGCAGATCGCCGATTTCACCTTGCTTGGTCCCGACGGCAAGAAGTGGTCACTCGCCGATGTGAGCGATCGCAGACTGGTCGCCGTCGTATTCGTGGGAACCGAATGCCCTTTGGTCGGGTTGTACATGCCGCGATTGAAGCGTCTGGCGGAGGAGTTCGCGCCGCAAGGAGTGGCGCTGATCGGTGTGGATTCGAACCAACAAGACACGCCGGAAGACATAGCCGAGTTCGTCTCCGCGCATGCGCCGCCGTTTCCCATCTTGCGCGACGCCGGGAACTTGGTCGCCGATCAGCTAGGCGCCAAGCGCACTCCCGAAGTGTTCCTACTCGATGATGCCCGCCGCGTTTGCTACTCGGGGCGCATTGACGACCAGTTTGGCATCGAACGCGGCGTGAACTTTCAGCGGCCCAGCCCTAATCGCCAAGATCTGCGGATCGCGGTTCAGGAAGCGCTTACCGGCAAGGTAGTCAGCGCGCCGCGTTCCGAACCATCGGGCTGCATCATTGGCCGGATCACCGCGGCCGAGGAGGAGGGCGAGACGACATGGTCGAAGCACATTGCGCGCATCTTTCAGCGCCGCTGCCAGGAATGTCACCGGCCCAATCAGATCGGGCCATTTCCATTGTTGACCTACGAAGACACACTGGGCTGGGGGGGAATGATTCGCGAAGTCGTGAATCAGAATCGCATGCCGCCCTGGCACGCCAGCCCGAAATACGGCGAGTTCGTGAACGATGTTCGCCTGACAGAAACGGAAAAGAAGCAAATCAACGACTGGGTGGCCGCTAGTTGCCCCGAGGGTGATCCGAGCGAGGCGCCGCCTCCGGTGGACTTTCCCGAGGGCTGGCAAATGACCGATCCAGACCAAGTGGTCTACATTCGAGAAGAGCCATTCGAGATCCCCTCCGAAGGTTACCTGGACTATCAATACTTTGTCGTCAACCCGGGCTGGACTGAGGACAAATGGATTGTGGCCACCGAAGCGCGGCCGAACGCCCGCCGCGTGGTGCATCACATGGCGGTCTTTTTAAAGCCGCCCGGCGACTTCTTTAGTCTGCGGACGCAAGGCAAGGTGACCGAGATCGGCGGCTACGTGCCTGGCGCGCATATATCGGGATTCTTGGCGGCGGATGAGCAGGCGGCAGAGGCAGAGCAACCGTCCGTAGGGCACAGCGAGGCTAATGAACAGCCAGAAGACGAAGCGGCGATCCTGGCGCCCGCTGGCTGGGAATTGGTGTTCGAAATGCACTACACTCCGGGCGGCGTAAAGCAGCACGATCGCAGCGGCATCGCGCTACGGTTTGCCGCGGACAAACCGGCGGAATCAAAATCACGACGGCGCTGGGGCAACGCCCTGGCGACCAACACCGAGTTCGCGATTCCGGCAGCCGCATCGGACTGGCCAATCGAAGCCTGGCACACTGTGGAGCAAGACAGCGAAATGCAGTGGCTCAATGCCCACATGCATTTGCGCGGCAAGAGCTTTCGGTTCGAGGCGCATTATCCCAATGGCGAGCGTGAGATTCTGCTCGACATTCCGCGCTACGATTTCGATTGGCAAACGATCTACATTTTCAAGCAACCGAAGCGAATGCCGCTCGGCACGCGGTTGCATTGCCTGGCGACGTTCGACAACTCGACCGAGAATCTGCGCAATCCAGACGCGGAAAAAATTGTGACCTATGGCCATCAGACTTGGGACGAAATGATGGCTGGCACGCTGGGCATGATTCGCGACGCAACACCAGCAGAACTGGGGGAAACGCCCACTGCGGATGGCGCCGCGGTCGATATTCTGGCCAACTACACCAAGATCGAACAGGTGGCGCCCGAGAAGCGTCACTACTATTACTACCAGCGCGCGCTTTATCGCAAGCTCAAGGGAGACTTGCCTGGGGCGCTTGCCGATTTCGACGCCGCGATCCAAGAGAACGGCGTTTTTGTGGACGCCTATTATGAACGGGCGATCGCGCGCCGCGACCTGGGCAACCTCGCGGGCGCCATGGCCGATCTGCAACTGACGCTGTCGCTGCGTCCGAGCCATTCCGCCGCGCTGACCGAGCGCGGTAGAGTTCAAGCCGCGCAGAATCGGCCACGCGAAGCGCTTGCCGATTTTAGCGCCGCGATTGCTGCTGACCCTCGCAATGCCTGGGGCTACTACTGGCGGAGCGGCTTGCGGCGCGCCCTGCGCGACGAGGCGGGAGCCCTTGCCGATCTGGATTATTTGATCGACGAGATAAGTCCCGGATTCATTCCCGCGCGGTGGGAGCGGGCCAAAGTGCTATTGGCTCTCGATCGCCCCGCTGAGGCTGAGCGGGAGTTCGAATGGTGCATTGAACGCGAGCCCACTCGGCGAGTTGAAGCGGTGCGTCGACTCGGCCCCTATTATGTTCGCATGCAAGCTTACGACTCCGCCGTCAAGCAATTTCAGATGCTGATCGACGGCCCGGAGGAGCAGCACGCGCAGGGGCATTTCTTTTTGGGACTGGTTCGAATCGAACAACAGCGACCAGAAGATGGGCTCGCAGAGCTTGAAAAGGCAATCGAGTTGCACCCCGATCATGCCGCAGCGCATTTGGCCATCGCTCGACAACAAATGAAGATGAAGCGCGATGAGGATGCGGCGCGGCACTACCGCGAGGTGATGCGGATCGAGCCAGGAAACGCCGAAGTGGCGAACGATCTGGCTTGGTTGCTGGCCACGACCACCAACGAGGTAGTGCGCGCGAGCGACGATCCGGTACGCCTAGCCGAGACGTCGCTCGCGGCAGCGAACAAAAACCCGGCCCGGATGGATACGCTAGCGGCGGCGCTGGCGGCCAGTGGCCGATTCGAAGACGCGGCACGCGCCGCCCGCCAAGCGGCGGAACTTGCCCGCGCCGCCGGCAATACGGCATTGGCGGCTCAGATCGAGCAGCGGCAGCGCCAATATGAGCAATCCGAACCCTACCGGCGCTAA
- the thrS gene encoding threonine--tRNA ligase, with translation MLSVQLPDGSTRKYQQPVRPIDVAAEIGPRLAKDTLAAMVDDRIVGADSWLPESGDVRLRLLTKKDAESLAVMRHSCAHVMARAVMRLFPGTQLAFGPAIDHGFYYDFQLEHPLTEEDFPAIESEMAKIVKADEPFERLVEPREKATALCEDLGQSLKVEHIQTGLANDSTLSFYRQGEFIDLCRGPHVPSAGRIGAYKLLSVAGAYWKGDSSRQQLQRLYATAWHSKEELQAHLERLEEAKRRDHRVLGKQLELFSVNPLVGSGLILWLPRGAVIRGELENFVRQELIKRGYEPVYTPHIGRIELYKTSGHFPYYADSQFRPIVMSDDESYLLKPMNCPHHIMIYKSRPRSYRDLPLRLAEFGTVYRYEQSGELGGMTRVRGFTQDDAHLFCTEDQVADEFRGCLEMTQFVLKCLGLDDYRVRLGFRDPASDKYVGSAEAWQRAEASLESVCRSMNLPHLDVERGEAAFYGPKADFVVTDCLGREWQLGTVQLDYQLPSAERFDLEYVGADNTPHRPVMIHRAPLGSMERFIGVLIEHYAGAFPLWLAPEQVRVLSVSEKFEEYARGVEQRLRMAGLRVTGDYRAEKIGSKIRDAQLRLVPYMLVIGGREMEQGAVAVRDRITGDLGQLGVEAAIEKFQQEIAEKTVRQVVKSSFTPGHAGGEAAAEY, from the coding sequence ATGCTCAGCGTCCAATTGCCCGATGGTTCGACTCGTAAATATCAACAACCCGTGCGGCCGATCGATGTAGCCGCCGAAATTGGGCCGAGGCTGGCCAAAGACACGCTGGCCGCGATGGTCGATGACCGAATCGTTGGCGCCGACAGTTGGCTGCCCGAGTCGGGCGACGTGCGGCTGCGGCTCTTGACCAAAAAGGACGCCGAATCGTTGGCTGTAATGCGGCACTCATGCGCGCATGTGATGGCGCGGGCCGTGATGCGACTCTTCCCAGGAACTCAGTTGGCGTTTGGACCGGCGATCGATCACGGGTTCTATTACGACTTTCAATTGGAGCATCCGCTCACCGAGGAGGATTTTCCGGCCATCGAGTCGGAAATGGCCAAGATCGTCAAAGCCGATGAGCCCTTCGAGCGACTGGTGGAGCCGCGAGAAAAGGCAACGGCGCTATGTGAAGATTTGGGCCAAAGTTTGAAGGTGGAGCACATCCAGACCGGTTTGGCGAACGATTCCACTCTGTCGTTTTATCGGCAGGGGGAATTCATCGATTTGTGCCGCGGACCGCATGTGCCAAGTGCCGGACGGATCGGCGCCTACAAGCTACTATCGGTCGCCGGCGCGTATTGGAAAGGGGATTCGTCTCGACAGCAATTGCAGAGGCTGTACGCCACCGCCTGGCACAGCAAGGAAGAGTTGCAGGCGCATCTCGAACGCTTGGAAGAAGCGAAGCGTCGCGACCATCGCGTGCTCGGCAAGCAGCTTGAGTTGTTTTCGGTCAACCCGCTGGTGGGGTCGGGCTTGATTCTCTGGCTGCCACGCGGCGCCGTGATCCGCGGCGAGCTGGAAAACTTCGTGCGGCAAGAGCTGATCAAACGCGGCTACGAACCGGTGTACACCCCGCATATCGGCCGCATCGAGCTGTACAAGACTTCCGGACACTTTCCGTACTACGCCGATAGCCAGTTTCGGCCGATCGTGATGAGCGACGACGAGAGCTATTTGCTCAAGCCGATGAACTGTCCGCATCACATCATGATTTACAAATCACGGCCGCGGAGCTATCGCGATTTGCCGCTGCGGTTGGCTGAATTTGGCACGGTGTACCGTTACGAACAATCGGGCGAGCTGGGGGGCATGACGCGCGTGCGCGGTTTCACGCAAGACGACGCGCACTTGTTCTGCACCGAGGATCAGGTGGCCGACGAATTTCGCGGTTGCCTGGAAATGACTCAATTTGTGCTCAAGTGCCTGGGACTGGACGACTATCGCGTGCGACTCGGCTTTCGCGACCCGGCGAGCGACAAATACGTGGGCAGCGCCGAGGCCTGGCAGCGCGCCGAAGCGTCGCTGGAGTCGGTTTGCCGTTCGATGAATCTGCCTCATTTGGATGTCGAGCGAGGGGAGGCGGCGTTTTATGGTCCCAAGGCCGACTTCGTCGTCACCGACTGCCTGGGACGCGAATGGCAGTTGGGCACCGTGCAACTCGACTATCAGTTACCTAGCGCCGAGCGTTTCGACCTGGAGTATGTGGGCGCCGATAATACGCCGCATCGCCCGGTGATGATACATCGAGCGCCGCTCGGATCGATGGAGCGCTTTATTGGGGTGCTTATTGAGCACTACGCGGGGGCCTTCCCTCTGTGGCTGGCGCCCGAGCAGGTCCGCGTGCTGTCGGTGAGCGAGAAGTTCGAAGAGTACGCGCGCGGCGTTGAACAGCGACTGCGAATGGCCGGCCTGCGCGTGACAGGCGACTATCGCGCCGAGAAGATTGGCTCCAAGATTCGCGATGCGCAGTTGCGGCTAGTCCCGTACATGCTGGTGATCGGCGGTCGCGAAATGGAGCAGGGCGCCGTGGCGGTGCGCGACCGAATCACCGGGGATTTGGGGCAGCTTGGCGTCGAGGCGGCGATTGAGAAATTCCAGCAGGAAATCGCGGAAAAGACCGTGCGGCAAGTGGTAAAATCGAGTTTTACGCCGGGCCACGCGGGGGGCGAAGCCGCCGCCGAGTACTAG
- the infC gene encoding translation initiation factor IF-3, with amino-acid sequence MRNARFDPSEVSWRNAAIERSQRINEQIRISPVRVIGATGEQLGILTTDEAMRLAREADSDLVEVAPNERPPVCRIMDFGKFKYQQKKRQHKGHSHQSKIKEIRVRPKTDEHDIEVKVNRAREFLSHKDKVIVSVVFRGREMAHIEEGQRVVRQIIDRLQDVGRVEAPPNQQGRRITTILAPK; translated from the coding sequence ATGCGGAACGCCCGTTTCGACCCATCAGAAGTCTCTTGGAGGAACGCAGCAATCGAACGCAGCCAACGAATCAATGAGCAAATCCGCATTTCGCCGGTGCGCGTCATCGGCGCCACGGGCGAGCAACTCGGAATCTTGACGACCGACGAAGCGATGCGGTTGGCCCGCGAGGCGGATTCGGATTTGGTGGAAGTCGCTCCCAACGAGCGCCCACCCGTTTGCCGCATCATGGACTTCGGAAAATTCAAGTACCAGCAGAAGAAGCGCCAGCACAAGGGGCACTCTCACCAGAGCAAGATCAAGGAAATTCGCGTTCGGCCCAAGACCGACGAGCACGACATCGAGGTCAAGGTGAATCGGGCGCGCGAGTTCCTGTCGCACAAGGACAAGGTGATTGTGTCCGTGGTGTTTCGTGGTCGCGAGATGGCGCACATCGAGGAAGGCCAACGCGTAGTGCGGCAAATCATCGATCGCCTGCAGGACGTTGGTCGCGTGGAGGCGCCACCCAATCAGCAAGGGCGTCGCATCACGACCATCCTGGCGCCCAAGTAG
- a CDS encoding NUDIX hydrolase — protein MDMAPDRLLLSTPRFNVFERTYRVGGGEHSRAIIEHPGAVCILPLLEGNRVCLIRNHRAAVNQVLVELPAGTLEPGESADVTARRELREETGYRAGQMTKLHEFWMSPGILKERMHLYLATELSPGDQTLDVGERIEPIIATLDDAMTMTRDGRIQDAKTLVALLYYATFGKSQADST, from the coding sequence TTGGACATGGCTCCAGATCGACTGCTCCTGTCCACGCCGCGATTCAACGTGTTCGAAAGAACATATCGCGTTGGAGGGGGGGAGCACTCGCGGGCGATCATCGAGCATCCGGGCGCCGTCTGCATTCTGCCATTGCTGGAAGGGAACCGAGTTTGCCTGATTCGCAATCACCGTGCCGCTGTCAATCAGGTGCTAGTCGAACTGCCAGCCGGAACCCTGGAGCCCGGCGAATCTGCCGACGTCACGGCCCGGCGGGAATTGCGGGAAGAAACTGGCTACCGGGCGGGGCAGATGACCAAGCTGCACGAGTTTTGGATGTCGCCGGGGATTCTCAAGGAGCGAATGCACTTGTATCTGGCGACAGAGCTTTCGCCGGGAGATCAGACGCTGGATGTCGGCGAGCGGATTGAACCGATCATCGCGACTCTGGACGATGCGATGACGATGACGCGCGACGGGCGAATTCAAGACGCCAAGACGCTGGTGGCGCTGCTCTACTACGCGACGTTTGGAAAGTCGCAGGCAGACAGCACGTAG
- a CDS encoding Flp family type IVb pilin: protein MKAFKKFASETDAATAVEYSVMLALILMAVFGTVATMGQQHASTWGTIVNSLTANGVGS, encoded by the coding sequence ATGAAAGCGTTCAAAAAGTTCGCGTCGGAAACCGACGCCGCCACCGCGGTCGAATACTCGGTGATGCTGGCGCTGATATTGATGGCCGTTTTCGGAACGGTCGCCACCATGGGTCAGCAACACGCCAGTACCTGGGGAACGATCGTCAATAGCCTCACGGCGAATGGCGTCGGCAGCTAG